A single region of the Aquila chrysaetos chrysaetos chromosome 18, bAquChr1.4, whole genome shotgun sequence genome encodes:
- the FAM8A1 gene encoding LOW QUALITY PROTEIN: protein FAM8A1 (The sequence of the model RefSeq protein was modified relative to this genomic sequence to represent the inferred CDS: deleted 1 base in 1 codon): protein WERPGVSQRMRGEGRHSVSEGTEEMAEPGAGRSGAGAAAMAEGDSQRNDSVAGGEAAASSPPPPRSPPAAVAGEGGGAKPLSAAEYARRVHQWLWDSYCGYLSWQGCLPALLAAASAAPACAAGPPRVVAAAAPPPPPSPPPPGAAAAAAYYSPFYLFAPAPAHTATAGPGPRAAAPASAAPAWPGAAGRLAPLPRAASGSAAGTSGAPRETGRPAGREFIIPSLAHRFIAEMVDFFILFFIKATIVLSIMHLSGIKDISKFAMHYIIEEIDEDTSMEDLQKMMIVALIYRLLVCFYEIICIWGAGGATPGKFLLGLRVVTCDTSVLIAPSRVLVIPSSNVSMTTSTIRALIKNFSIASFFPAFITLLFFQHNRTAYDIVAGTIVVRRNGVR, encoded by the exons TGGGAGAGGCCAGGCGTCTCC CAGCGCATGCGCGGTGAGGGCAGGCACTCAGTGTCAGAGGGGACGGAGGAGATGGCGGAGCCCGGCGCGGGCCGGAGCGGCGCTGGGGCGGCGGCGATGGCGGAGGGCGACAGCCAGAGGAACGACAGCGTGGCCGGAGGAGAGGCCGCTGCgtcgtcgccgccgccgccgcgctcccctcCGGCGGCCGTTgcgggggagggcggcggggcgaAGCCGCTGAGCGCGGCGGAGTACGCGCGGCGGGTGCACCAGTGGCTCTGGGACTCGTACTGCGGGTACCtcagctggcagggctgcctgcccgccctcctcgccgccgcctccgccgcgcCCGCCTGCGCCGCCGGCCCCCCTCGCgtcgtcgccgccgccgccccgccgccccctccctccccgccgccgccgggggcggccgccgccgccgcctaCTACAGCCCCTTCTACCTCTTCGCTCCGGCGCCAGCCCACACGGCcaccgccgggccgggcccccgggccgcagcccccgcctccgccgcccccgCTTGGCCGGGAGCGGCGGGCAGGTTGGCCCCGCTGCCCAGGGCGGCCTCCGGCAGCGCCGCCGGCACCAGCGGCGCCCCCAGGGAGACGGGGCGGCCGGCAG GTCGGGAGTTCATTATCCCTTCGCTGGCACACAGGTTCATAGCAGAGatggtggatttttttattctgttctttataAAGGCAACCATTGTTTTAAGTATTATGCACCTCAGTGGAATAAA GGACATCTCTAAATTTGCTATGCATTACATCATAGAAGAAATAGATGAAGATACGTCCATGGAAGATTTGCAGAAAATGATGATAGTAGCTCTCATCTACAGGTTATTAGTCTGCTTCTATGAG attaTCTGTATTTGGGGAGCAGGTGGAGCAACCCCAGGGAAATTCTTGCTTGGACTGCGAGTTGTGACATGTGATACATCTGTACTTATTGCGCCAAGCCGTGTGTTAGTTATCCCATCTTCTAATGTCAGTATGACAAC GTCCACAATACGAGCTTTGATCAAGAATTTTTctattgcttcattttttcctgcattcaTTACACTGCTGTTTTTCCAGCATAACAGAACAGCCTATGATATTGTAGCAGGGACTATTGTGGTAAGAAGAAATGGAGTCAGATGA